The Micropterus dolomieu isolate WLL.071019.BEF.003 ecotype Adirondacks linkage group LG20, ASM2129224v1, whole genome shotgun sequence genome has a segment encoding these proteins:
- the LOC123958982 gene encoding troponin I, fast skeletal muscle-like, with protein sequence MAEKKMSSCRRNQLKSLLLHIGAGMLEEEVLMAEEEKMKYMEESCPTLSVPGSMQELQELCRKIHKEIDFVDEERYDMEIKVKKSNKEIDDLKLMIQNLKGKFHKPALKKVRMSADAMLAALLGSKHKVSMDLRANLKQVKKEVKEEEKQTSDWRKNIEDKAGMGGRKKMFETEA encoded by the exons ATGGCAGA GAAGAAGATGTCGTCGTGCCGGAGGAATCAGCTGAAG agCTTGCTGCTGCACATTGGTGCGGGGatgctggaggaggaggtgctgATGGCCGAGGAGGAGAAGATGAAGTACAtggaggagagctgcccaacCCTCTCTGTCCCAGGCTCCATGCAGGAGCTCCAG GAGCTGTGCCGGAAAATTCACAAGGAGATTGATTTCGTGGACGAAGAGCGATACGACATGGAgatcaaagtgaaaaagtccaataAGGAG ATCGACGACCTGAAATTGATGATCCAGAATCTGAAGGGGAAGTTCCATAAGCCGGCCCTAAAGAAGGTTCGGATGTCGGCCGACGCCATGCTCGCCGCTCTGCTGGGCTCCAAACATAAAGTGTCTATGGACCTGAGAGCCAACCTGAAACAGGTCAAGAAGGAGGTCAAAGAGGAG gAGAAGCAAACAAGCGACTGGAGGAAGAACATCGAAGACAAGGCCGGGATGGGCGGCAGGAAGAAGATGTTTGAGACAGAAGCTTAA
- the aph1b gene encoding gamma-secretase subunit Aph-1b: MTAAVFFGCTFIAFGPAISLFLFTIARDPLRVIFLIAGAFFWLVSLLLSSLVWFISVQISNKDSAAQQKGLLIFGVILSVLLQEIFRFAYYKLLKKANEGLLTLSQEETMPISIRQLAYVSGLGFGFMSGAFSVVNILADSAGPGTVGIHGDSQHYFLSSAFMTMAIILLHMFWGVVFFDACEKQRWWAVAAVVISHLVVSCLTFQNPEYVGSLVPTYVILFLMGVWAFYCAGGSLRNLKLCLTCKDKDLLLANHRPR, from the exons ATGACGGCGGCGGTGTTTTTCGGCTGCACCTTCATCGCCTTCGGCCCAGCCATCTCTCTGTTCCTGTTTACCATCGCCCGGGATCCGCTGAGGGTTATTTTCCTCATAGCAGG AGCGTTTTTCTGGCTGGTGTCCCTGCTGCTGTCGTCTCTGGTGTGGTTCATCTCGGTTCAGATCAGTAATAAGGACAGTGCGGCGCAGCAGAAAGGCCTTCTCATCTTCGGCGTGATACTGTCCGTCCTGCTGCAGGAAATCTTCCGCTTTGCTTACTACAAGCTGCTGAA GAAAGCAAATGAAGGCCTCCTCACTCTCAGTCAAGAGGAAACCATGCCGATCTCCATACGGCAGCTGGCCTACG TGTCCGGCCTTGGCTTCGGCTTCATGAGTGGAGCGTTCTCGGTGGTGAACATCCTGGCTGACTCTGCAGGGCCGGGGACTGTGGGGATCCATGGAGACTCGCAGCACTACTTCCTGTCTTCAG CCTTCATGACGATGGCCATCATCCTGCTTCACATGTTCTGGGGCGTCGTCTTCTTCGATGCCTGTGAGAAGCAGCGCTGGTGGGCGGTGGCTGCTGTCGTTATTAGCCACCTCGTTGTGTCCTGCCTG ACCTTCCAGAACCCCGAGTACGTCGGCAGCCTGGTTCCCACCTACGTCATCTTGTTCTTGATGGGCGTGTGGGCTTTTTACTGTGCCGGCGGTTCGCTCAGGAACCTCAAACTCTGCCTCACCTGCAAAGACAAGGACCTCCTGCTTGCCAACCACCGGCCCAGATAA